One genomic segment of Syngnathus typhle isolate RoL2023-S1 ecotype Sweden linkage group LG8, RoL_Styp_1.0, whole genome shotgun sequence includes these proteins:
- the LOC133158188 gene encoding cGMP-dependent protein kinase 1 isoform X4 yields MDSWNTDSEDSCDWSNSSDEECQSDDGLDFKYDNVEDIRTANVIAAEAVTCLVIDRDSFKHLIGGLEDVSSKGHEDVDAKAKYEAENAFFFNLNLADFNIIDTLGVGGFGRVELVQLKSDENKTFAMKILKKRHIVDTRQQEHIRSEKLIMQEAHSDFIVRLYRTFKDSKYLYMLMEACLGGELWTILRDRGSFEDSTTRFYTGCVVEAFAYLHSKGIIYRDLKPENLILDHRGYAKLVDFGFAKKIGFGKKTWTFCGTPEYVAPEIILNKGHDISADYWSLGILMFELLTGSPPFSGPDPMKTYNIILRGIDMIEFPKKITKNAANLIKKLCRDNPSERLGNLKNGVKDIQKHKWFEGFNWEGLKKGTLIPPIIPNVTSAVDTSNFDSFPEDNEDPPPDDNSGWDVDF; encoded by the exons ATGGATTCTTGGAACACGGACTCGGAGGATTCGTGTGACTGGAGCAACTCGTCGGATGAAGAGTGTCAATCTGATGATGGCTTGGACTTCAAATATGATAATGT GGAGGACATCAGGACCGCAAATGTTATTGCAGCAGAAGCGGTCACCTGTCTCGTCATTGATCGAGA TTCATTTAAGCACCTGATTGGAGGCTTGGAGGACGTATCCAGCAAAGGCCATGAGGATGTTGATGCCAAAGCCAA GTATGAAGCCGAGAATGCTTTTTTCTTCAATCTCAATCTGGCCGATTTCAACATCATCGACACTCTTGGGGTTGGCGGCTTTGGTCGTGTGGAGCTG GTTCAGCTCAAGAGCGACGAGAACAAAACTTTTGCTATGAAGATCCTCAAGAAGCGGCACATCGTCGACACCAGACAGCAAGAGCACATTCGCTCCGAGAAACTCATCATGCAGGAGGCCCACTCGGATTTTATTGTTCG ACTCTACAGAACGTTCAAGGACAGCAAGTACCTCTAcatgctgatggaagcctgCTTAGGAGGAGAATTGTGGACCATTCTTCGAGACCG AGGTTCTTTTGAAGACTCGACCACCAGGTTTTACACAGGCTGCGTGGTGGAGGCCTTCGCCTACCTACATTCCAAAGGCATCATCTACAGAGACCTCAAACCTGAGAACCTTATATTGGATCACAGGGGTTACGCCAAACTG GTGGACTTTGGTTTTGCCAAGAAAATTGGCTTCGGGAAGAAAACGTGGACTTTCTGCGGGACGCCTGAATACGTAGCGCCGGAGATCATCCTAAACAAAGGCCACGACATCTCCGCCGATTACTGGTCACTGGGAATCCTCATGTTCGAGCTCCTGACCGGCAG CCCGCCGTTCTCCGGCCCCGATCCGATGAAGACCTACAACATCATCCTGAGAGGCATCGACATGATCGAATTCCCAAAGAAAATCACCAAAAATGCTGCCAACTTAATCAAAAAGCTATGCAG GGATAATCCTTCTGAACGACTGGGAAACTTGAAAAATGGTGTCAAAGACATCCAAAAGCACAA GTGGTTTGAGGGCTTTAACTGGGAGGGCTTGAAGAAGGGGACTCTGATACCACCCATCATCCCCAAC GTCACATCAGCGGTTGACACGAGTAATTTCGACAGCTTCCCGGAAGACAACGAGGACCCGCCGCCTGACGACAATTCGGGTTGGGATGTTGATTTCTGA